A genomic region of Blattabacterium cuenoti contains the following coding sequences:
- the coaD gene encoding pantetheine-phosphate adenylyltransferase, whose translation MNKRIAVFPGSFDPITLGHYDVIIRSLNLFDKIVIAIGKNSEKNNMFSINKRKEWIQKTFLGFSKIEIDLFQGMTISFCRKKKAQFILRGLRDQLDFEFERKVFYANRELENRNCIETVFILSSHGRSYISSRIVREIMKNGGDYTIFVPPYVRI comes from the coding sequence ATGAATAAGAGAATAGCCGTATTTCCTGGTTCTTTTGATCCAATAACTTTAGGACACTATGATGTCATTATAAGATCTTTAAATTTGTTTGATAAAATTGTTATAGCTATTGGAAAAAACTCAGAAAAAAATAATATGTTTTCTATTAACAAGAGAAAGGAATGGATACAAAAAACTTTTTTAGGATTTTCTAAAATAGAAATAGATTTATTTCAAGGGATGACTATCTCTTTTTGTAGAAAAAAAAAGGCTCAATTTATATTGAGAGGTCTAAGAGATCAATTAGATTTTGAATTTGAAAGGAAAGTTTTTTATGCTAATAGAGAATTAGAGAATAGAAATTGTATCGAAACTGTTTTTATTCTTTCTTCTCACGGAAGATCTTATATAAGTTCTAGAATTGTAAGAGAAATCATGAAAAATGGTGGTGATTACACTATTTTTGTTCCTCCTTATGTAAGAATTTAA
- a CDS encoding PSP1 domain-containing protein — protein MEKLCSGCLKHGCTNNNRNNMFQKKQCIKKLHVVDWLSNIKPPFLLDNCDLVEVQFKNDRKEFFHNTEKINLCKGDFVTVESKSSGYDIGIVTLTGELVRLQIRNKKSTSIYSNIRKIYRKSTEKEINIWNLSKKKELKSFLKAKKIAKSLNLSMKICDVEYQGDGEKATFYYTAEDRIDFRKLIKELALAFRIRIEMRQIGYRQEAAKIGGIGSCGRELCCSTWLTNFKSVTTNSARYQQLSINMEKLTGQCSKLKCCLNYELDAYLSAIKDFPDINCKIHTEKGIAQCMKIDVFKKQMWFSYIKNTNTWFRIEIKKIKEILENNRKNKISPPLEKLSTIDVIQKTELTFK, from the coding sequence ATGGAAAAATTATGTTCCGGTTGTTTAAAACACGGATGTACTAATAATAATAGAAATAATATGTTTCAAAAAAAACAATGTATTAAAAAACTACATGTAGTAGATTGGTTATCTAATATTAAACCTCCTTTTTTATTAGATAATTGTGATCTTGTAGAAGTACAATTCAAAAATGATAGAAAAGAATTTTTCCATAATACAGAAAAAATAAACCTTTGCAAAGGAGATTTTGTTACTGTAGAATCTAAATCTAGTGGGTATGACATAGGCATAGTAACTTTGACCGGAGAATTGGTCAGATTACAAATCCGCAACAAAAAAAGCACTTCAATTTATTCAAATATAAGAAAAATATACAGAAAATCCACAGAAAAGGAGATAAACATATGGAATTTATCCAAAAAGAAAGAATTGAAAAGTTTTTTAAAGGCTAAAAAAATTGCAAAAAGTTTAAATCTATCCATGAAGATTTGTGATGTGGAATATCAAGGAGATGGTGAAAAAGCTACTTTTTATTATACGGCTGAAGACAGAATTGATTTTAGAAAGTTAATTAAAGAATTAGCTTTAGCTTTTCGCATACGTATAGAGATGCGTCAGATAGGATACAGACAAGAAGCAGCAAAAATCGGAGGAATCGGTTCTTGTGGTCGTGAACTTTGTTGTTCGACATGGTTAACAAATTTTAAGAGTGTCACTACTAATTCAGCTAGATATCAACAACTATCTATAAATATGGAAAAATTAACTGGACAATGTAGTAAATTAAAATGTTGCCTAAATTATGAATTAGATGCTTATTTATCAGCTATAAAAGATTTTCCAGATATTAATTGTAAAATACACACAGAAAAGGGAATAGCACAATGTATGAAGATTGATGTGTTCAAAAAACAAATGTGGTTTTCTTATATTAAAAATACAAATACTTGGTTTAGAATAGAAATAAAAAAAATCAAAGAAATTTTGGAAAATAATAGAAAAAATAAAATTTCTCCTCCTCTAGAGAAATTATCAACAATTGACGTGATTCAAAAAACAGAATTAACATTCAAATAA